One window of the Leucobacter komagatae genome contains the following:
- a CDS encoding DUF917 domain-containing protein, protein MSWILTAADLPDLARGATLLGTGGGGDPYIGQMLVQQVLGNGGITILDPDELADDMFVIPTAQMGAPTVMVEKIPAGTEPLAALRTLEAHLGRTAEATMPIECGGVNSMIPLIVAAESGLPVVDADGMGRAFPELSMETFAVYGVQGSPLALAGERGEHVIIDTGSDNRQMESFARAITIRLGGVGHIAEYAMTGADVRRTAIPRTLSMALALGRAIRIAREQHRSPFAALADTLSTTLYSHVRELHVGKVVDVERRTTEGFARGKALIEATDGSGDPVVIAFQNENLTAYRGEELLAIVPDLICVVDHETAEPITTEGLRYGQRVRVLGISTPDLMRTPEALDTFGPSAFGLTETFVPVETLAGRPV, encoded by the coding sequence GTGAGCTGGATCCTGACCGCCGCTGACCTCCCCGACCTCGCGCGCGGCGCGACGCTGCTCGGAACGGGCGGGGGCGGTGACCCGTACATCGGGCAGATGCTCGTGCAACAGGTGCTCGGCAATGGCGGCATCACGATACTCGACCCAGACGAGCTCGCTGACGACATGTTCGTGATCCCGACCGCGCAGATGGGCGCCCCGACCGTGATGGTCGAGAAGATCCCGGCTGGGACGGAACCGCTCGCGGCGCTCCGCACGCTCGAGGCACACCTCGGGCGGACTGCGGAGGCGACAATGCCGATCGAGTGCGGGGGCGTGAACTCGATGATCCCGCTCATCGTCGCCGCCGAGTCAGGCCTGCCCGTCGTTGACGCTGACGGCATGGGCCGCGCGTTCCCGGAGCTCTCAATGGAGACGTTCGCCGTCTACGGCGTGCAGGGTTCGCCGCTCGCCCTCGCGGGAGAGCGCGGCGAGCACGTGATCATCGACACCGGCAGCGACAACCGGCAGATGGAGTCGTTCGCCCGCGCGATCACGATTCGGCTCGGCGGGGTCGGGCACATCGCCGAGTACGCGATGACCGGAGCGGACGTGCGCCGGACCGCGATCCCGCGCACCCTGTCGATGGCGCTCGCTCTCGGCCGGGCGATCAGGATCGCGCGCGAGCAGCACCGCTCCCCCTTTGCCGCGCTGGCTGACACCCTGTCGACCACGCTCTACTCGCACGTTCGCGAGCTGCATGTCGGCAAGGTTGTTGACGTCGAGCGACGCACGACGGAGGGATTCGCACGAGGCAAGGCACTCATCGAGGCGACTGACGGCTCGGGTGATCCCGTGGTGATCGCGTTCCAGAACGAAAACCTCACGGCGTACCGCGGCGAGGAGCTGCTCGCGATTGTGCCCGACCTCATCTGCGTCGTCGACCACGAGACCGCCGAGCCGATCACGACGGAGGGGCTGCGTTACGGCCAGCGCGTGCGGGTGCTCGGCATCTCAACGCCCGATCTTATGCGAACACCCGAGGCGCTCGACACGTTCGGCCCGAGCGCGTTCGGACTCACGGAGACATTCGTTCCCGTGGAAACGCTGGCGGGGCGACCCGTCTAA